CTTGGTGATGAACTTTCCGACACTGCAGGAACTGCGCCGATGCGGTTACTGCACTGCACCCGCGGTTCAAAGGCGATTTGCTGCGGCCTATGTGTTTTCTGTGCCGCGTTACGAAAACGCCGTCGGCGCATTCTTGCGGGGCAGCGCGGAGTTGCGTGACCTGAATCGCCGCCTGGTTCAGTTTCCGCAGCTCGACAGGCGACGCAAGGGCTGTCGGTTGCGTTATCGCGTCAGGCGCCTGCAAGCAATTGTCTGAACTGGAGTCGGGGGATTTTGAGACAGGTGCTAGTTACGCGATCGTGATCGCGCCCGTTGTCCGGGAGCAGCGATGGTTTTTTGTTTTATTGGGCCAAAAAGCAACGGATCGATGTCACGCCATGTACCGGGCCGCAGGCCCTCCAGCGACACCGGGCCGATGGCGCAGCGAATCAGCCGGAGTGTCGGGTACCCCACGGCGGCGGTCATGCGCCGCACCTGACGGTTGCGACCCTCGTGGATTTCGAGTTCCAGCCAGCTGTCGGATACCGATTTGCGAAAACGAACCGGGGGATCGCGCGGCCACAACCGCTCTGGTTCTTCGATACGCTTTGCATTTGCCGGAGCCGTGGGGCCATCCCTGAGTGCAATGCCGTTACGTAGCCGTTGCAGGGCGGCGTCGCTGATTGTGCCCTCCACCTGCACCCAGTAGCGTTTCCAGAGTTTCCGGGAAGGGTGGGCGATGCGCTGTTGCAGCGCCCCGCAGTCCGTCAACAGCAGCAGTCCCTCGCTGTCACGGTCCAATCGCCCCGCGGCATAGATGCCGGGTACATCGATGTAGTTGGACAACGTGCTGCGACCTTCACGATCGGTAAACTGGCACAGGACATTGAAGGGTTTGTTGAAAGCGATAAGATGAGACACGGAGGTGACAGTGTAGTGACTGCCGAACTCGGCAGAGTGTTTAATGATGTCATCATACGCCTGATTACGCTGGCCGTATCGTTCTCGGCTGCTAGGCTTATGCGAACAAATCCCCGCTATCGGCGCCAGGCGCCGAAACAAACACAAAAAATAAGGAGGTCGGTCAAGATGCATTTTCGCCAATGGCTTTTACTCTGCATGCTCTTTGTTTATGCCCCCCTCACCCCCGCTCTTGATAAACCCGACTGTGCCCTCATAGAAAAATGGGCGACCGCCGGCGATGCGCAGGAAACCACGCAGATTTCGCCCGGCCTGCAACTGAGTGTCCTGGCTGAAGACGAACGCATGGTGCCGCTGTTTGGGAAGTCGATCTATTCCTGGGATCGCGACGACTTCCGCGATTTCAACACGACGGTCAATGTGTGCGCCAAGGCGGCATCCAAGCGCCGTGATCGTGCGACACGGGACACGCTGCAGCTGGCCATGCGTTCGGTGCGCAAAGCACAGCGTCCTCTGGGTGATCTGATTCGTGCCAGGGAGGCGGGCAATACTGCCGTGACCGCGCTGCTCGAAGAGCCCGCGTCACCCGAAACGATCGTGATGCTGGAGCGCGCCGAAGAGGCGCTGCAGGGCAAGGAGGTCCGACCCCAGCTGCGGGGCACGCCGCAGGCGCTGCAGCAGCATATTCACGGTTTGATTCGTTCGCTGCGGTATTTGGCAACCACAGACATTGAATCGCTTGGGGCGCGTCTCGCCGAACGCAGGTTGGCCCTGGTGGCGGCGCAAGAGGAGGCGGAGGCCGCGGCGACAGCCGAGCTTGAAGCTGCGCGGCGCGAACTCGAGAGTTTGGCAAACGATGTGCAGGGACTCGCTGTCCTCGATCGAATGAGCAAGTTGCCTGCCCTCGAAACAGCCAGGCCAGAGCAGGCTCGCGCCTTTCTCGATAGCGTGGCGCAAAAGCGCCGCTCCATAGAGGACGCGCAGCGTCAGGCTCGTGAGGAAGAGAGCAGCCGAATCGCGAGTGCGATGGTAGAGAGGATCAACGCCTTCGAGGTCAAACAGCCCGCCGATCTCGGCAAACTGTGGAATCTCGGCAAGGAGATGGGCGAAGAGCTACGCGGCAGCGGTGCCCGGAGCGGCGCGCAGATGATGAATGCCGCCTTCTGGAAGCGTTTCAACGCGGCGGCCACGGCGATGTTGCAACCCTTCGAAAAGCAGCTGGAGGCGATCCCGGTGTCTCAAGAGGCGCTCAAGCCGTTGAGGAGGGCTGTTCCGGAGCTGACCGGCATCGAACGTGACATGCCGGTGATGCGGCCTTATCACCAGGCCGTACGCGCTCGCGGCGAGCAGATCGCCGGGGAGCTGCGCCGGATTGCCTGCAAAAAGACACTCGATGCAGCCGGCGTTTCCGGCAGCGAAGCGGAACAGGCGCTATGGGGCGCCGGCGCAGCGACCACGCTGGGCGAATTTCTCTGCACCATTGCGACGCGCGGCAGCGAGGTGCACGAGTACGATGACGCGGGTCTGCTTTCAGATACGCACACCCTCAAGCTGACGACCAATGCGGAGGGTTTTCATACCCTCAAGTTGCATGAAGGCGAGGTGCAGCCCGGGGAGAAGATGCTGATCGGATTCGAAGTGGCGGATGCCAACCAGAAACGGGCGCTCAGCGTCAGCGACTGGGAGAGCTACGTCGCGGTCAATCTCCGTGGAGACAAGGCGGCAGCCGGCGGTAGTGATTCCGCCGAATGCGATCGTCTGGCGAACAAGCCGCGCGGTGAGCTTTCGCTGGTCGAGTCCCAACGGCTGATGGGATGCGTCCTGTCGACAATTCCGGCGATGATCCAGAATCGCTGATTGCTCGTGCGCCGGCTATCGGTCGCAGCGCACCGGTAGCCGGCGGCGGCTGACGCTCAGCCGAGATAAGCGCAGCAGTAATCGGTGACACTCTTCACTTTCAATGCGAATCGGGTGTTGGCGGGGACCGCGAAAGATTCTCCTGCCCCCACGCATCGCCATTCGCTGCTTCCCGGCAGCAGCACCTCGAGTTCACCCGCCAGAATCTCCATCAGCTCCCTCTGATCGGTGCCGAACTCGTAGTCACCCGGCAGCATGATACCGAGGGTCTTTTTGCTGCCGTCGCCAAGCAGCACGGTGCGGCTGGTGAGCTTACCGTCGAAATAGACGTTGGCCTGTTTGACGAGGGTAACGTTGTCGAACTGCGACATGGAACTCTACTCGCCGCAGGGACGGAAGGCGCTGCGATTATCCCGGCTGCCGTTAGGTTTGCAAGTGCTGATCAGGAAGGCGCGTGGTCAGCAGCGTAAAACCTTCGCCGAGCAACGAACGGTCTACCGGCCCGGTGAAGCCGGCCTCGCGCAGCAGCTGCTCCTGTTCCTCGCGGGTGGGCACCACGTTGCCCCACAGCAGTTCCTCGAAGCCGGTTTGCAGGGGGAACTGGTACTCCGGTTGGCGCGCCTGTTCGAGGGTTGACGGGTAAGTCTCGTCGACGATCACCAGCCAGCCACCGGGCCGCAGTGCCTGTGCGCACTCGGAGACTACACGCGGACGTACAGCGGGTTCGATCTCGTGCAGCACCTCGACCATAACGACGATGTCGAAGGTCGCGGGCTGCACGGACGCGATCGGGCCCTCGATCGCCGCGACACGATCACCGAGATCGGCCGCGGCTATGCGTCGCTTGGCCACCGCGATGCCGACC
This genomic window from Pseudomonadota bacterium contains:
- a CDS encoding pseudouridine synthase, translating into MHLDRPPYFLCLFRRLAPIAGICSHKPSSRERYGQRNQAYDDIIKHSAEFGSHYTVTSVSHLIAFNKPFNVLCQFTDREGRSTLSNYIDVPGIYAAGRLDRDSEGLLLLTDCGALQQRIAHPSRKLWKRYWVQVEGTISDAALQRLRNGIALRDGPTAPANAKRIEEPERLWPRDPPVRFRKSVSDSWLELEIHEGRNRQVRRMTAAVGYPTLRLIRCAIGPVSLEGLRPGTWRDIDPLLFGPIKQKTIAAPGQRARSRSRN
- a CDS encoding pyrimidine/purine nucleoside phosphorylase — its product is MSQFDNVTLVKQANVYFDGKLTSRTVLLGDGSKKTLGIMLPGDYEFGTDQRELMEILAGELEVLLPGSSEWRCVGAGESFAVPANTRFALKVKSVTDYCCAYLG